Proteins encoded by one window of Lathyrus oleraceus cultivar Zhongwan6 chromosome 1, CAAS_Psat_ZW6_1.0, whole genome shotgun sequence:
- the LOC127130454 gene encoding probable fructokinase-7 — protein MAHSTISSVETNGFTKEDHNETSSLVVSFGEMLIDFVPTVGGVSLTEAPAFKKAPGGAPANVAVGISRLGGSSAFIGKVGADEFGYMLADILKQNNVDTSGMRFDAKARTALAFVTLRSDGEREFLFFRNPSADMLLQESELDRNLLKQARIFHYGSISLIDDPCKSAHIAAMSIAKSSGCILSYDPNLRLALWPSAEAARSGIMSIWDQADLIKISEDEITFLTGGDDPYDDDIVLKKLFHPNLKLLIVTEGSKGCRYYTKEFRGRVGGVKVKPVDTTGAGDAFVSGILYSIASDQTIFKDEKKLRKALYFANVCGAITVTERGAIPSLPTKEAVLQFLLEAAVI, from the exons ATGGCTCATTCTACTATCTCTTCAG TTGAAACCAATGGTTTTACAAAAGAAGACCATAACGAAACAAGTTCACTGGTTGTTTCCTTTGGGGAAATGCTGATAGACTTTGTGCCAACGGTAGGAGGAGTGTCGCTCACCGAGGCACCGGCTTTCAAGAAAGCTCCTGGTGGAGCTCCTGCCAATGTGGCTGTTGGTATCTCTAGGCTAGGGGGTTCATCTGCTTTCATAGGCAAG GTTGGAGCGGATGAATTTGGTTATATGTTGGCTGATATTTTAAAGCAAAACAATGTCGATACTTCTGGCATGCGGTTTGATGCAAAAGCAAGAACTGCATTAGCTTTTGTCACGCTTAGATCTGACGGGGAGCGCGAGTTCTTGTTTTTCCGGAATCCAAGTGCTGATATGCTTCTTCAAGAATCAGAACTTGATAGAAATCTCTTAAAACAG GCTAGAATTTTCCATTACGGTTCGATTAGTTTAATCGATGATCCATGCAAGTCAGCACACATTGCTGCTATGAGCATTGCCAAAAGCTCTGGTTGCATTCTCTCTTATGATCCGAATTTGAGATTGGCGTTATGGCCATCTGCCGAGGCTGCTCGGAGTGGCATAATGAGTATATGGGATCAAGCCGATCTCATTAAG ATAAGTGAGGATGAGATTACATTTTTGACTGGAGGTGATGATCCTTatgatgatgatattgttttGAAGAAACTTTTTCATCCTAATCTCAAACTCTTAATTGTTACTGAAGGATCTAAGGGTTGTAGATATTACACAAAG GAATTTAGAGGCAGGGTTGGAGGTGTCAAAGTTAAACCTGTTGACACAACTGGTGCTGGTGATGCATTTGTTAGTGGAATTCTATACAGCATAGCTTCTGACCAAACTATTTTCAAG GATGAGAAAAAATTGAGAAAGGCTTTGTATTTTGCTAATGTATGTGGTGCCATAACTGTAACAGAAAGAGGTGCAATTCCTTCACTTCCTACAAAGGAAGCTGTTTTGCAATTCTTACTAGAAGCAGCTGTAATATAA